A part of Acidimicrobiales bacterium genomic DNA contains:
- a CDS encoding DNA-directed RNA polymerase subunit beta, with amino-acid sequence MPSRTAVRERYSFANLDEVLDLPDLIAIQRESFEWFLHQGLAETFRDISPIKDFTETLQLELEFDPDDEDLRPPPKFSVEECKEKDMTFSAPIFVRARFMNAQTGEIKEQTVFMGDFPMMTDKGTFIINGTERVVVSQLVRSPGVIFQPGERFRLRNLAKHQLVTGTIHPYRGEWIEFDVEQKPGKDVTAGTRVARKRRLSMFVLLRALGYDEENAPGFLESFVRRFDFLEGQWEKDRFLAPSRDEALVEIYKRARPGEPPSVESARAYFNNAFFENRRYDLSRVGRYKLNRKLGPEVAKLSGIYALGADLVDAPGADQDVLSRCEVLAACSYLLHLAKGEPGYRLDDQDHFANRRIRSVGELIQNQVRIGLSRMERVVRERMTTQDVEAITPQTLINIRPVVAAIKEFFGTSQLSQFMDQVNPLSGLTHRRRLSALGPGGLSRERAGFEVRDVHFSHYGRMCPIETPEGPNIGLIGALSTYARVNEFGFIESPYRKVVDGKVTDDILYLAADEEEEYVVAQANAPLTADGLFKESRVLVRRSPQAASLSELKLQLERDVFFGATTEVGFVPPDEVQLMDVSPKQIVSVATALIPFLEHDDANRALMGANMQRQAVPLLRTEAPYIGTGIEARAARDAADMLLALDDGAVTEVNGDSLAIEYAKLGRKVHRIAKFRRSNQDTCINQRVLVREGQRVTKGDVLADGPSTDHGELALGKNLLVAFMPWEGYNFEDAIILSERLVRDDVLTSIHIHEHEVDARDTKLGPEEITRDIPNLSEEILKDLDERGIVRVGAEVGPGDVLVGKVTPKGETELTPEERLLRAIFGEKAREVRDTSLKVPHGESGKVIDVKVFSRDEHHELPPGVNQLVRVYVAQKRKISVGDKLAGRHGNKGVISKILPIEDMPFLADGTPVDIILNPLGVPSRMNVGQVLEAHLGYAARWGWEVDGRAAVGDAPLRNTETKTRPVTPPSVFVATPVFDGAHWDEEEEAGRHPTIKRALEQLRPESVDGVRLIGSNGKTELQNGRTGEPYDQQITVGYVYILKLAHLVDDKIHARSTGPYSMITQQPLGGKAQFGGQRFGEMEVWALEAYGSAYCLQELLTIKSDDVLGRVKVYEAIVKGENIPEPGIPESFKVLIKEMQALCLNVEVLSTDGKEIEMRELDEDIFRTAEELGIDLSRPERGSDEEDERRRERSY; translated from the coding sequence TTGCCTTCCCGCACCGCCGTTCGCGAGCGCTACTCCTTCGCCAACCTCGATGAGGTCCTCGATCTCCCTGACCTGATCGCGATCCAGCGCGAGTCCTTCGAGTGGTTCCTCCACCAGGGGCTCGCCGAGACCTTCCGCGACATCAGCCCGATCAAGGACTTCACGGAGACCCTCCAGCTCGAGCTGGAGTTCGACCCCGACGACGAGGACCTGCGCCCGCCGCCCAAGTTCTCGGTCGAGGAGTGCAAGGAGAAGGACATGACCTTCTCCGCGCCCATCTTCGTGCGCGCCCGCTTCATGAACGCCCAGACCGGCGAGATCAAGGAGCAGACGGTCTTCATGGGCGACTTCCCGATGATGACCGACAAGGGCACGTTCATCATCAACGGCACCGAGCGGGTGGTCGTCTCCCAGCTCGTGCGCTCGCCCGGCGTGATCTTCCAGCCCGGCGAGCGCTTCCGCCTCCGGAACCTGGCCAAGCACCAGCTGGTCACCGGCACGATCCACCCCTACCGCGGCGAGTGGATCGAGTTCGACGTCGAGCAGAAGCCCGGCAAGGACGTCACCGCGGGCACCCGCGTCGCCCGCAAGCGCCGCCTGTCCATGTTCGTGCTGCTGCGAGCCCTCGGCTACGACGAGGAGAACGCCCCGGGCTTCCTCGAGAGCTTCGTGCGCCGGTTCGACTTCCTCGAGGGCCAGTGGGAGAAGGACCGCTTCCTCGCTCCCTCCCGGGACGAGGCGCTGGTCGAGATCTACAAGCGCGCCCGGCCGGGCGAGCCGCCCTCGGTCGAGTCGGCCCGGGCCTACTTCAACAACGCCTTCTTCGAGAACCGGCGCTACGACCTGAGCCGGGTCGGGCGATACAAGCTGAACCGCAAGCTCGGGCCCGAGGTCGCCAAGCTGAGCGGCATCTACGCGCTGGGCGCCGATCTCGTCGACGCGCCCGGCGCGGACCAGGACGTGCTGAGCCGTTGCGAGGTCCTGGCCGCGTGCAGCTACCTGCTGCACCTCGCCAAGGGCGAGCCCGGCTACCGCCTCGACGACCAGGACCACTTCGCCAACCGGCGCATCCGCTCGGTGGGTGAGCTCATCCAGAACCAGGTCCGCATCGGCTTGTCCCGCATGGAGCGGGTGGTGCGCGAGCGCATGACCACCCAGGACGTCGAGGCGATCACGCCCCAGACGCTCATCAACATCCGTCCGGTGGTCGCGGCGATCAAGGAGTTCTTCGGCACCAGCCAGCTCTCGCAGTTCATGGACCAGGTGAACCCCCTCTCGGGGCTCACCCACCGGCGCCGCCTGTCGGCACTCGGGCCCGGCGGCCTGTCCCGTGAGCGGGCCGGCTTCGAGGTGCGCGACGTGCACTTCAGCCACTACGGCCGGATGTGCCCCATCGAGACGCCGGAGGGCCCGAACATCGGCCTCATCGGTGCGCTGTCCACGTACGCCCGGGTGAACGAGTTCGGCTTCATCGAGTCCCCCTACCGCAAGGTGGTCGACGGCAAGGTCACCGACGACATCTTGTACCTCGCCGCCGACGAGGAGGAGGAGTACGTCGTCGCCCAGGCCAACGCCCCGCTCACGGCCGACGGCCTGTTCAAGGAGAGCCGGGTCCTCGTCCGCAGGAGCCCGCAGGCCGCGAGCCTCTCCGAGCTGAAGCTCCAGCTCGAGCGCGACGTCTTCTTCGGCGCCACCACCGAGGTCGGCTTCGTGCCGCCCGACGAGGTGCAGCTGATGGACGTGTCGCCGAAGCAGATCGTCTCGGTGGCCACGGCGCTGATCCCGTTCCTCGAGCACGACGACGCCAACCGGGCCCTGATGGGGGCCAACATGCAGCGCCAGGCCGTGCCCCTCCTGCGGACCGAGGCGCCCTACATCGGCACCGGCATCGAGGCCCGGGCGGCCCGCGACGCCGCCGACATGCTCCTGGCGCTCGACGACGGCGCGGTCACCGAGGTGAACGGCGACTCGCTCGCGATCGAGTACGCGAAGCTCGGTCGCAAGGTCCACCGGATCGCCAAGTTCCGTCGTTCCAACCAGGACACCTGCATCAACCAGCGGGTGCTGGTGCGCGAGGGCCAGAGGGTCACGAAGGGCGACGTCCTCGCCGACGGCCCGTCCACCGACCACGGTGAGCTGGCCCTGGGCAAGAACCTCCTCGTGGCCTTCATGCCGTGGGAGGGCTACAACTTCGAGGACGCCATCATCCTGTCGGAGCGGCTGGTCCGCGACGACGTGCTCACCTCGATCCACATCCACGAGCACGAGGTCGACGCCCGCGACACCAAGCTCGGCCCGGAGGAGATCACCCGGGACATCCCGAACCTCTCCGAGGAGATCCTGAAGGACCTCGACGAGCGGGGCATCGTGCGCGTCGGCGCCGAGGTGGGCCCCGGCGACGTGCTGGTGGGCAAGGTCACGCCCAAGGGCGAGACCGAGCTCACCCCCGAGGAGCGCCTGCTCCGGGCGATCTTCGGCGAGAAGGCCCGCGAGGTGCGCGACACCAGCCTCAAGGTGCCCCACGGCGAGTCCGGCAAGGTCATCGACGTGAAGGTCTTCAGTCGCGACGAGCACCACGAGCTGCCCCCCGGCGTGAACCAGCTGGTGCGGGTGTACGTGGCCCAGAAGCGCAAGATCTCCGTGGGCGACAAGCTCGCCGGTCGCCACGGCAACAAGGGCGTGATCTCCAAGATCCTCCCGATCGAGGACATGCCGTTCCTGGCCGACGGCACCCCGGTCGACATCATCCTCAACCCCCTGGGCGTGCCCAGCCGGATGAACGTGGGCCAGGTCCTCGAGGCCCACCTCGGCTACGCGGCCCGCTGGGGATGGGAGGTCGACGGTCGCGCCGCGGTCGGCGACGCGCCGCTGCGCAACACCGAGACGAAGACCCGACCCGTCACCCCGCCGTCGGTGTTCGTCGCCACCCCGGTGTTCGACGGCGCCCACTGGGACGAGGAGGAGGAGGCGGGCCGCCACCCCACCATCAAGCGGGCGCTCGAGCAGCTGCGTCCCGAGTCGGTCGACGGGGTGCGCCTGATCGGCTCGAACGGCAAGACCGAGCTGCAGAACGGCCGCACCGGCGAGCCGTACGACCAGCAGATCACCGTCGGGTACGTCTACATCCTGAAGCTGGCCCACCTCGTGGACGACAAGATCCACGCCCGGTCGACCGGCCCCTACTCGATGATCACCCAGCAGCCCCTGGGTGGGAAGGCGCAGTTCGGCGGGCAGCGCTTCGGCGAGATGGAGGTGTGGGCCCTCGAGGCCTACGGCTCCGCCTACTGCCTGCAGGAGCTGCTCACGATCAAGTCCGACGACGTCCTCGGCCGGGTCAAGGTCTACGAGGCCATCGTGAAGGGCGAGAACATCCCCGAGCCCGGCATCCCGGAGAGCTTCAAGGTGCTCATCAAGGAGATGCAGGCCCTGTGCCTGAACGTCGAGGTGCTCTCCACCGACGGCAAGGAGATCGAGATGCGGGAGCTCGACGAGGACATCTTCCGCACCGCCGAGGAGCTCGGCATCGACCTGAGCCGCCCCGAGCGCGGCAGCGACGAAGAAGACGAGCGCCGCCGCGAGAGGAGCTACTGA
- the secE gene encoding preprotein translocase subunit SecE — protein MSMNRETKRMLQRQGQLGADGQPTAARRAAPTPKPKEQRTSPVQFLREVRGELRKVAWPTRSEVVNYSIIVLVAVVILTAMIAGLDWLFGQSVLRLYR, from the coding sequence ATGTCCATGAACCGAGAGACCAAGCGCATGCTGCAGCGCCAGGGGCAGCTGGGCGCCGACGGTCAGCCCACCGCGGCCCGGCGCGCGGCCCCGACGCCCAAGCCCAAGGAGCAGCGCACGAGCCCGGTGCAGTTCCTGCGCGAGGTGCGGGGCGAACTGCGCAAGGTGGCCTGGCCCACCCGGTCCGAGGTCGTGAACTACTCGATCATCGTGCTGGTCGCCGTGGTCATCCTCACCGCCATGATCGCCGGCCTCGACTGGCTGTTCGGTCAGTCCGTCCTCCGCCTGTACCGCTGA
- the rplJ gene encoding 50S ribosomal protein L10, producing MENPRPEKVAVVDEVRERLSSASAALLTEYRGLDVQAMAQLRRSLREAGGEYRIYKNTLVRFAVRDLGLQGLEALLTGPTAIAFVEGDAAAVAKALRDFAKAHPSLTVKGGFLGEKVLSGVEVAALADLPPREVLLARLAGAFAAPLQQFAGLLQALPRNFAYGLQALIDQGGAGSTPAVAAGTATAVAEMPEPEAPVAVAETPEPEAPVAVAEAPESEAPEPEAPEPEAPVAEAPEPEPETPEPEAPVAEAAPDDATPEVADAPAAEAATDDAAASADAPQED from the coding sequence GTGGAGAACCCGAGACCCGAGAAGGTCGCCGTGGTCGACGAGGTGCGGGAGCGCCTGTCGTCGGCCAGTGCCGCCCTCCTCACCGAGTACCGCGGCCTCGACGTGCAGGCGATGGCGCAGCTGCGACGCTCGCTCCGGGAGGCCGGCGGCGAGTACCGGATCTACAAGAACACCCTCGTGCGCTTCGCCGTGCGCGACCTCGGCCTGCAGGGCCTCGAGGCGCTGCTCACCGGGCCCACGGCCATCGCCTTCGTCGAGGGCGACGCCGCCGCCGTGGCCAAGGCCCTGCGCGACTTCGCCAAGGCGCACCCCAGCCTCACGGTGAAGGGCGGTTTCCTCGGGGAGAAGGTGCTCTCCGGGGTCGAGGTCGCCGCCCTCGCCGACCTGCCCCCGCGCGAGGTGCTGCTGGCCCGTCTGGCCGGGGCGTTCGCCGCGCCCCTGCAGCAGTTCGCCGGTCTGCTCCAGGCCCTGCCCCGCAACTTCGCGTACGGCCTGCAGGCCCTCATCGACCAGGGCGGGGCCGGCTCGACGCCGGCCGTGGCCGCTGGCACGGCGACCGCCGTGGCCGAGATGCCCGAGCCCGAGGCCCCCGTGGCCGTGGCCGAGACGCCCGAGCCCGAGGCCCCCGTGGCCGTGGCCGAGGCGCCCGAGTCCGAGGCCCCCGAGCCCGAGGCGCCCGAACCCGAGGCGCCCGTGGCCGAAGCCCCCGAGCCCGAGCCCGAGACCCCCGAGCCCGAGGCCCCGGTGGCCGAGGCTGCTCCCGATGACGCCACCCCCGAGGTGGCCGACGCCCCTGCCGCCGAGGCGGCGACCGACGACGCCGCGGCCTCGGCCGACGCTCCCCAGGAGGACTGA
- the rplK gene encoding 50S ribosomal protein L11, protein MAKKKVAAVVKIQIPAGKATPAPPVGTALGPHGVAIMDFCKAYNAATESQTGTIVPVEITIFEDRSFTFVLKTPPTAVLLRQAAGLEKGSQTPGRTPAGTVTDEQVTEIAKTKMPDLNANDLEAAKEQILGTARSMGITVA, encoded by the coding sequence ATGGCCAAGAAGAAGGTCGCGGCCGTCGTCAAGATCCAGATCCCCGCGGGCAAGGCCACCCCGGCCCCGCCGGTGGGCACGGCCCTCGGGCCCCACGGCGTGGCGATCATGGACTTCTGCAAGGCCTACAACGCCGCCACCGAGTCGCAGACGGGCACCATCGTCCCCGTCGAGATCACGATCTTCGAGGACCGGTCGTTCACGTTCGTCCTGAAGACCCCTCCGACCGCCGTGCTGCTCCGCCAGGCCGCCGGGCTCGAGAAGGGCTCGCAGACGCCGGGCCGCACCCCGGCCGGCACGGTCACCGACGAACAGGTCACCGAGATCGCCAAGACGAAGATGCCCGACCTGAACGCCAACGACCTGGAGGCGGCCAAGGAGCAGATCCTCGGCACCGCCCGGTCGATGGGCATCACGGTCGCCTAG
- the rpmG gene encoding 50S ribosomal protein L33 — MASDKRVKVTLECQTCKRRNYITMKNKQNDRERIELKKYCRWDRVHTVHKETR, encoded by the coding sequence ATGGCATCCGACAAGCGCGTCAAGGTCACCCTGGAGTGTCAGACCTGCAAGCGGCGCAACTACATCACCATGAAGAACAAGCAGAACGACCGAGAGCGCATCGAGCTGAAGAAGTACTGCCGCTGGGACCGGGTCCACACCGTCCACAAGGAGACGCGCTAG
- a CDS encoding RNA polymerase sigma factor: MPLAEASAAPPDGDPGGSAPVERPMPPDGIAELVEAARLGDHDAFGSLVRATYADTYTLAVRLTGDEEDARDVVQEAYLRAFRGLQRFRGDAQFSTWMYRITANCASTHLGRRRRHRHEALADEAQVVDLHVDHDPVLRADLGHLRAQLADALRELPPRLRAVVVLRDVYDLTHEDIAAELGISESAAKVRLHRARRKLREHLVPRRDGDEPSESARAVS, translated from the coding sequence ATGCCGCTGGCCGAAGCCTCCGCCGCGCCGCCCGACGGTGACCCCGGCGGTTCCGCTCCGGTCGAGCGGCCGATGCCGCCCGACGGCATCGCCGAGCTGGTCGAGGCGGCCCGGCTCGGCGACCACGACGCCTTCGGCTCCCTGGTCCGGGCCACCTACGCCGACACGTACACGCTCGCCGTCCGCCTCACGGGCGACGAGGAGGACGCGCGCGACGTGGTCCAGGAGGCGTACCTGCGGGCCTTCCGCGGCCTCCAGCGGTTCCGCGGCGACGCCCAGTTCTCGACCTGGATGTACCGCATCACCGCGAACTGCGCCTCCACGCACCTGGGCCGGCGTCGCCGCCACCGCCACGAGGCCCTGGCCGACGAGGCCCAGGTGGTCGACCTCCACGTCGACCACGACCCCGTCCTGCGGGCCGACCTCGGCCATCTCCGGGCCCAGCTGGCGGACGCCCTCCGGGAGCTCCCCCCTCGGCTGCGCGCCGTGGTCGTGCTGCGCGACGTGTACGACCTCACCCACGAGGACATCGCCGCCGAGCTGGGCATCTCGGAGTCGGCGGCCAAGGTGCGCCTGCACCGGGCGCGCCGCAAGCTCCGCGAGCACCTGGTCCCCAGGCGTGACGGTGACGAGCCGAGCGAGTCGGCCCGTGCGGTGTCGTGA
- a CDS encoding YajQ family cyclic di-GMP-binding protein, which produces MPSFDVVSEVDKQEVRNAVDQAQRELANRFDFKGTDSSIEQTDLQLTLRSGTEDRLRAVRQVLEEKLVKRGVSLKALDYGKVEEASGGAVRQVATLQAGISADKARELNRFLKDLGLKGVQSQTQGDQLRVTGKKKDDLQAVIAALKGGDFGIALQFTNFRD; this is translated from the coding sequence ATGCCCAGCTTCGACGTGGTGTCCGAGGTGGACAAGCAGGAGGTGCGCAACGCCGTCGACCAGGCGCAGCGGGAGCTGGCCAACCGGTTCGACTTCAAGGGCACCGACTCGAGCATCGAGCAGACCGACCTCCAGCTCACCCTGCGGTCGGGCACCGAGGACCGGCTGCGCGCCGTGCGCCAGGTGCTCGAGGAGAAGCTGGTGAAGCGGGGCGTCTCCCTGAAGGCTCTCGACTACGGCAAGGTGGAGGAGGCCTCGGGCGGCGCCGTCCGGCAGGTCGCCACCCTGCAGGCCGGCATCTCCGCCGACAAGGCCCGTGAGCTGAACCGGTTCCTGAAGGACCTGGGCCTCAAGGGCGTCCAGTCCCAGACCCAGGGCGATCAGCTGCGGGTGACGGGCAAGAAGAAGGACGACCTGCAGGCGGTGATCGCGGCGCTGAAGGGCGGCGACTTCGGGATCGCCCTGCAGTTCACCAACTTCCGAGACTGA
- a CDS encoding N-acetyltransferase, producing MPLELRRATLSDAEAIRAIYNLEVETSTVTFDLVPRSRDEQRAWIQRRSGAHAAVVAVDDSGEVVGFGSLSPYRDRPAYSTTVEDSVYVRRDQQGRGVGRAILSELVRLAGAHGFHTVVARIVGGHEASIALHRSLGFEIVGVEREVGRKRNRWLDVVLMQRML from the coding sequence ATGCCCCTCGAGCTCCGCCGGGCCACGCTCTCCGACGCCGAGGCGATCCGGGCGATCTACAACCTCGAGGTCGAGACGTCGACGGTCACCTTCGACCTGGTGCCCCGCAGCCGGGACGAGCAGCGGGCGTGGATCCAGCGGCGCTCGGGTGCCCACGCCGCCGTCGTCGCCGTGGACGACAGCGGCGAGGTGGTCGGCTTCGGGTCGCTGTCCCCCTACCGCGACCGCCCCGCTTACTCCACCACGGTGGAGGACTCGGTGTACGTGCGGCGCGACCAGCAGGGCCGGGGCGTCGGCCGGGCCATCCTGAGCGAGCTCGTGCGGCTCGCCGGGGCGCACGGCTTCCACACCGTCGTCGCCCGGATCGTGGGGGGCCACGAGGCGTCGATCGCGCTCCACCGCTCCCTGGGGTTCGAGATCGTGGGCGTGGAGCGCGAGGTGGGCCGCAAGCGCAACCGCTGGCTCGACGTGGTGCTCATGCAGCGGATGCTGTGA
- the rplL gene encoding 50S ribosomal protein L7/L12 yields the protein MPTKDEILDAISAMTVLELSELLKDFEERFGVTAAAPVAVAAAGGGGEAAPVVEEKDEFDVVLTVTGEKKIQVIKEVRALTNLGLKEAKDLVDGAPKPVLEKVSKEDAEKAKAQLEGAGATVELR from the coding sequence ATGCCCACCAAGGACGAGATCCTCGACGCCATCTCCGCCATGACCGTCCTCGAGCTCAGCGAGCTGCTCAAGGACTTCGAGGAGCGCTTCGGCGTGACCGCCGCCGCCCCGGTGGCCGTGGCCGCCGCCGGCGGTGGGGGCGAAGCCGCCCCGGTCGTCGAGGAGAAGGACGAGTTCGACGTCGTGCTCACTGTCACCGGCGAGAAGAAGATCCAGGTCATCAAGGAGGTCCGGGCGCTCACCAACCTGGGTCTCAAGGAGGCCAAGGACCTGGTCGACGGCGCGCCCAAGCCGGTGCTGGAGAAGGTGTCCAAGGAGGACGCCGAGAAGGCGAAGGCCCAGCTCGAAGGGGCCGGTGCCACCGTCGAGCTCAGGTAG
- the rplA gene encoding 50S ribosomal protein L1 → MAKGKKYLDASRRFDREQLHSPAEAVDLVKALASAGFDETVELVVRLGVDPRKSDQMVRGTVALPAGTGKDVRVAVFAAGEAAAEAREAGAAIVGADDLAARVEKGELDFDVAIATPDLMPLVGKLGRILGPRGLMPNPKTGTVTTDVGRAVSEFKGGKVEYRTDRYGNVHVPIGKASFGEDALLDNFRAVVDELQRAKPAAAKGRYMRKVTVASTMGPGVKIDTSRLRPEVETRS, encoded by the coding sequence ATGGCGAAGGGCAAGAAGTACCTGGACGCGAGCCGCCGGTTCGACCGCGAGCAGCTGCACAGCCCCGCGGAGGCCGTCGATCTGGTGAAGGCGCTGGCCTCGGCCGGCTTCGACGAGACCGTCGAGCTGGTGGTGCGGCTGGGTGTCGACCCTCGCAAGTCCGACCAGATGGTGCGGGGCACGGTCGCCCTGCCCGCTGGCACCGGCAAGGACGTGCGCGTCGCCGTGTTCGCCGCGGGCGAGGCCGCCGCCGAGGCCCGCGAGGCCGGGGCGGCGATCGTCGGCGCCGACGACCTGGCGGCCCGGGTGGAGAAGGGCGAGCTCGACTTCGACGTGGCCATCGCCACGCCCGACCTGATGCCCCTGGTGGGCAAGCTGGGGCGGATCCTCGGCCCCCGCGGCCTCATGCCCAACCCCAAGACCGGCACGGTCACCACCGACGTGGGCAGGGCCGTGAGCGAGTTCAAGGGCGGGAAGGTCGAGTACCGCACCGATCGCTACGGGAACGTGCACGTGCCCATCGGCAAGGCCAGCTTCGGCGAGGACGCGCTGCTCGACAACTTCCGGGCCGTCGTCGACGAGCTGCAGCGGGCCAAGCCGGCGGCCGCCAAGGGCCGCTACATGAGGAAGGTGACGGTGGCCTCCACGATGGGACCCGGCGTGAAGATCGACACGTCCAGGCTGCGACCCGAGGTCGAGACCCGCTCCTGA
- a CDS encoding MBL fold metallo-hydrolase, giving the protein MRIASADDWFEVTPLADGVTHVHEPHIKAFYRCNVWHVRGRDRDVLVDSGMGVVGLRQQVARLAERRVLAVATHTHFDHIGAHHEFAERAVHRAEAPLLAAPGRAATLAEPFVTDDMFDRLPPGGFRSDRYQVTPAPATLLLDDGDVVDLGDRHLEVLHVPGHSPGGIALWEERTGILFSGDTVYDGELLDDLPGSDVDAYVRSMERLRALPVRVVHGGHLPSFGRARFVELIDAYLAARSRP; this is encoded by the coding sequence GTGCGGATCGCCAGCGCCGACGACTGGTTCGAGGTCACTCCGCTGGCCGACGGCGTGACCCACGTCCACGAGCCGCACATCAAGGCCTTCTACCGCTGCAACGTCTGGCACGTGCGGGGCCGCGACCGCGACGTGCTCGTCGACTCGGGCATGGGGGTGGTCGGCCTGCGCCAGCAGGTGGCCCGGCTCGCCGAGCGGCGGGTGCTGGCCGTGGCCACGCACACCCACTTCGACCACATCGGTGCCCACCACGAGTTCGCCGAGCGGGCCGTCCACCGGGCGGAGGCCCCGTTGCTGGCGGCGCCGGGCCGGGCGGCGACCCTCGCCGAGCCGTTCGTGACCGACGACATGTTCGACCGGCTCCCCCCGGGGGGCTTCCGCTCCGATCGCTACCAGGTAACGCCTGCACCGGCGACCCTGCTGCTCGACGACGGCGACGTCGTCGACCTGGGCGACCGGCACCTGGAGGTGCTCCACGTCCCCGGCCACTCGCCGGGGGGCATCGCGCTGTGGGAGGAGCGGACCGGGATCCTGTTCTCCGGGGACACCGTGTACGACGGCGAGCTCCTCGATGACCTCCCCGGCTCCGACGTCGATGCCTACGTGCGCAGCATGGAGCGGCTCCGCGCCCTGCCGGTGCGGGTCGTGCACGGCGGTCACCTCCCGAGCTTCGGCCGGGCGCGCTTCGTGGAGCTGATCGACGCCTACCTGGCGGCGCGCTCGCGCCCCTGA
- the nusG gene encoding transcription termination/antitermination protein NusG — protein MSTATPTDDDDLQAELGELDDNAADDATADGPDDVIAGDVVTAEELLEEELAEDEEPEESPYDRPGRWYVVHTQSGYEKKVKQNLEARISSMNMEERIFEVVIPMEDVTEFKNGRKVVVEKKVFPGYLLVRCDLDDDSWYVVRNTPGITGFVGQGAKPSSLPRRDVESFLKPKVEGAEPSKRSRPRLEYELGESVRVKEGPFADFTGQIAEINEDQLKLKVLVNIFGRETPVELEFSQVTKL, from the coding sequence ATGAGCACCGCCACCCCCACGGACGACGACGACCTGCAGGCCGAGCTGGGGGAGCTCGACGACAACGCGGCCGACGATGCCACCGCCGACGGGCCCGACGACGTGATCGCCGGCGACGTCGTCACCGCCGAGGAGCTCCTCGAGGAGGAGCTCGCCGAGGACGAGGAGCCCGAGGAGAGCCCGTACGACCGGCCGGGCCGGTGGTACGTCGTGCACACCCAGTCGGGGTACGAGAAGAAGGTGAAGCAGAACCTCGAGGCCCGCATCTCCTCGATGAACATGGAGGAGCGCATCTTCGAGGTCGTCATCCCGATGGAGGACGTCACCGAGTTCAAGAACGGCCGCAAGGTGGTCGTCGAGAAGAAGGTGTTCCCCGGCTACCTCCTGGTGCGATGCGACCTCGACGACGACTCCTGGTACGTCGTCCGCAACACGCCCGGGATCACCGGGTTCGTGGGGCAGGGCGCCAAGCCCTCGTCGCTGCCGCGGCGCGACGTGGAGTCGTTCCTCAAGCCCAAGGTCGAGGGGGCCGAGCCGTCCAAGCGCAGCCGGCCCCGCCTCGAGTACGAGCTCGGCGAGAGCGTACGCGTGAAGGAGGGCCCCTTCGCGGACTTCACCGGCCAGATCGCCGAGATCAACGAGGACCAGCTCAAGCTCAAGGTGCTGGTGAACATCTTCGGGCGAGAGACGCCCGTCGAGCTCGAGTTCAGCCAGGTCACCAAGCTCTAG